Proteins encoded in a region of the Methylobacterium radiotolerans JCM 2831 genome:
- a CDS encoding ATP-binding protein, which produces MRLIRLALERYGAFTDRTVAFRPDARLHVVLGANEAGKSTALAAVTDLLFGFGKTTPYAFLHDMPQLRLGAEIAAADGRRLSFRRRKGNSRTLIDAADTPLADDALAPYLGGLSRTVFCRAFGLDAASLRAGGREMVDVEGEVGASLFAAGSGLRGLTDLQTTLDAEADAIFAPRQAKHRTFYQALERHETARRAIRERGLRAGDWRALNDEIAAAAAQLEALRAEQKAGAVARARLERFKRVRPIIAEIDALEQRIAAETDLVDADPAWIARLGAALDACRAADSEAERAEAALDRARSEAESVPVEPGLTHRADEILAAFSGTREFEKGGTDLPRLEGDAHKVGLELERLRARIGVPDLAALEARQPPDAARARTERLIRDGRTLAAAEEQVARDLAAARAERERLAREVEAADAARDPTPLREALKPLVRLHEWIAARDTLDGAVRREAALLRNQAERLSPPVPDLAALVRTPLPAPDTVARYRQRLEAKTREHERAADRCDTARRQVAVTRARLREREAGRPVATRERLDALRATRDAAFAPLRDALAAGRAAAVAEIAAFERALLEADRVADERASDAARVAAHAADLERLAAEEAEAARADDVLAGLAAEIAAGEAAWGEAWRPAGLVPGPPAEMAAWLAEVESLIEAEQRLAAQRIEADRLLARIETARAPLADLRTRAGLDAAPDLEIAAALDGLEARIAALASRWEANLQTGGLLRAAGLAVERLEASLAETAARRAAWRADWAAALLPLGLDGSAGPEEAEGALEAWRSVPDRLAERAALQRRSAGIRRDMEAFRSTAATLVGALAPDLAEVSSAGAIRSLHGRLVAAQAREARRVELDRRRDEAEAAHRAAAEAREAARATLVRQVAEVMPDLAAAPTPEIDRLFGRLSAREALRAERLRLRGTLAGAADGLPEAELRAGLETLSPEAIEAELARLSLEADEQAERGQVIFADRDRAERRRAELEGGTGAELALAERKAAEADLQAAARSWAVLRLAGLMLGQAVARHRAGQQDPLVTRAGALFSALTGGAFSGLAQIYDEADTPKLAGQRAGGGTVAIEGMSEGTRDQLYLALRLAYLEDYAGRAEPAPFIGDDLFSTFDETRTGYGLDALAAIGTRVQPILFTHHRHVADIARDRLGDSVDVVTL; this is translated from the coding sequence ATGCGCCTGATCCGCCTCGCCCTGGAGCGCTACGGCGCCTTCACGGACCGCACCGTCGCGTTCCGGCCGGACGCGCGCCTGCACGTCGTGCTGGGCGCCAACGAGGCCGGCAAGAGCACCGCCCTGGCGGCGGTCACGGACCTGCTGTTCGGCTTCGGCAAGACCACGCCCTACGCCTTCCTGCACGACATGCCGCAGCTGCGCCTCGGTGCGGAGATCGCCGCCGCCGACGGACGCCGGCTGTCCTTCCGGCGCCGGAAGGGCAACAGCCGCACCCTCATCGACGCCGCCGACACGCCGCTCGCCGACGACGCCCTCGCCCCCTACCTCGGCGGCCTGTCCCGGACGGTGTTCTGCCGGGCCTTCGGGCTCGACGCGGCGAGCCTCCGGGCCGGGGGCCGCGAGATGGTCGACGTCGAGGGCGAGGTCGGCGCGAGCCTGTTCGCGGCGGGCTCCGGCCTGCGCGGCCTCACGGATCTGCAGACGACGCTCGACGCGGAGGCCGACGCCATCTTCGCCCCGCGCCAGGCGAAGCACCGGACCTTCTACCAGGCGCTGGAGCGCCACGAGACGGCCCGGCGGGCGATCCGCGAGCGGGGCCTGCGCGCCGGCGACTGGCGCGCCCTGAACGACGAGATCGCCGCGGCGGCCGCGCAGCTCGAGGCGCTCCGGGCCGAGCAGAAGGCCGGCGCGGTCGCGCGCGCCCGGCTGGAGCGGTTCAAGCGCGTCCGGCCGATCATCGCCGAGATCGACGCGCTGGAGCAGCGCATCGCCGCCGAGACCGACCTCGTCGACGCGGATCCCGCCTGGATCGCCCGTCTCGGGGCCGCCCTGGACGCGTGCCGCGCCGCCGATTCCGAGGCGGAGCGGGCCGAGGCCGCGCTCGACCGGGCCCGCAGCGAGGCCGAATCCGTCCCGGTCGAGCCGGGGCTGACCCACCGGGCGGACGAGATCCTGGCGGCATTCAGCGGCACCAGGGAGTTCGAGAAGGGCGGCACCGACCTGCCCCGCCTCGAGGGCGACGCCCACAAGGTCGGGCTGGAGCTGGAGCGGCTGCGCGCCCGGATCGGCGTGCCCGACCTCGCCGCGCTGGAGGCCCGCCAGCCCCCGGACGCCGCGCGGGCGCGAACCGAGCGGCTGATCCGCGACGGCCGGACCTTGGCGGCCGCCGAGGAGCAGGTCGCCCGCGACCTCGCCGCCGCCCGCGCCGAGCGGGAGCGCCTCGCCCGCGAGGTGGAGGCGGCGGACGCGGCCCGGGATCCGACCCCGCTCCGGGAGGCGCTGAAGCCCCTCGTCCGGCTCCACGAGTGGATCGCGGCCCGCGATACCCTGGACGGCGCGGTCCGCCGGGAGGCGGCGCTGCTGCGCAACCAGGCCGAGCGGCTGTCGCCCCCGGTCCCCGACCTCGCCGCCCTCGTCCGGACGCCCCTGCCCGCCCCCGACACGGTGGCGCGCTACCGTCAGCGCCTGGAGGCCAAGACCCGCGAGCACGAGCGAGCCGCCGACCGGTGCGATACGGCCCGCCGGCAGGTCGCGGTCACCCGGGCGCGGCTGCGGGAGCGCGAGGCCGGCCGGCCCGTCGCCACCCGGGAGCGGCTCGACGCCCTGCGGGCAACCCGCGACGCGGCGTTCGCGCCCCTGCGCGACGCTCTCGCGGCCGGCCGAGCGGCTGCCGTCGCCGAGATCGCGGCCTTCGAGCGTGCGCTCCTCGAGGCCGACCGCGTCGCGGACGAGCGGGCCTCCGACGCCGCCCGGGTCGCCGCCCACGCGGCCGACCTGGAGCGGCTCGCCGCCGAGGAGGCGGAGGCCGCGCGGGCCGACGACGTCCTCGCCGGTCTCGCCGCGGAGATCGCGGCGGGCGAGGCGGCATGGGGCGAGGCCTGGCGGCCCGCCGGCCTCGTGCCCGGGCCGCCGGCCGAGATGGCGGCCTGGCTCGCCGAGGTGGAGAGCCTGATCGAGGCCGAGCAGCGCCTCGCGGCGCAGCGGATCGAGGCCGACCGCCTCCTGGCGCGGATCGAGACCGCGCGGGCGCCCTTGGCCGACCTGCGTACCCGAGCCGGGCTCGACGCCGCACCGGACCTCGAGATCGCCGCCGCGCTGGACGGTCTCGAAGCGCGCATCGCCGCCCTGGCGAGCCGCTGGGAGGCCAATCTGCAGACCGGCGGGCTGCTGCGCGCCGCGGGACTCGCCGTGGAGCGGCTGGAGGCGAGCCTCGCCGAGACCGCTGCCCGTCGCGCCGCGTGGCGGGCGGATTGGGCGGCGGCGCTCCTGCCCCTCGGCCTCGACGGTTCGGCCGGTCCCGAGGAGGCGGAGGGCGCGCTGGAGGCGTGGCGAAGCGTGCCGGACCGGCTGGCGGAACGGGCCGCCCTTCAGCGCCGCTCCGCCGGGATCCGGCGGGACATGGAGGCGTTCCGGTCCACGGCGGCCACCCTGGTCGGGGCCCTGGCGCCCGACCTCGCGGAGGTGTCGTCCGCCGGCGCGATCCGATCGCTCCACGGCCGCCTCGTGGCCGCGCAGGCCCGCGAGGCGCGGCGCGTCGAGCTGGACCGCCGCCGCGACGAGGCCGAGGCGGCCCATCGCGCCGCCGCCGAGGCGCGCGAAGCCGCGCGGGCGACGCTCGTCCGGCAGGTGGCCGAGGTGATGCCGGACCTCGCCGCGGCACCGACGCCGGAGATCGACCGGCTGTTCGGCCGCCTCAGCGCGCGGGAGGCGCTGCGCGCCGAGCGCCTGCGGCTCCGCGGCACCCTCGCGGGCGCGGCCGACGGGCTTCCCGAGGCCGAGCTGCGCGCCGGCCTGGAGACCTTGTCCCCGGAGGCGATCGAGGCGGAGCTGGCGCGGCTGTCGCTCGAGGCCGATGAGCAGGCCGAGCGCGGCCAGGTCATCTTCGCGGACCGCGACCGGGCGGAGCGGCGGCGTGCGGAGCTCGAGGGCGGCACCGGCGCCGAGCTGGCCCTCGCGGAGCGCAAGGCCGCGGAGGCGGATCTCCAGGCGGCGGCCCGGTCCTGGGCCGTGCTGCGGCTCGCCGGGCTGATGCTCGGGCAGGCCGTGGCCCGCCACCGCGCGGGGCAGCAGGATCCGCTCGTCACCCGGGCGGGCGCGCTGTTCAGCGCGCTGACCGGCGGCGCGTTCTCCGGCCTGGCGCAGATCTACGACGAGGCAGACACGCCGAAGCTCGCCGGGCAGCGTGCCGGGGGCGGCACGGTCGCGATCGAGGGCATGAGCGAGGGCACCCGCGACCAGCTCTATCTCGCCCTGCGGCTGGCCTATCTGGAGGATTACGCCGGCCGCGCCGAGCCGGCCCCGTTCATCGGCGACGACCTGTTCTCGACCTTCGACGAGACCCGGACCGGGTACGGTCTGGACGCGCTGGCCGCGATCGGCACCCGCGTCCAGCCGATCCTGTTCACGCACCACCGCCACGTCGCGGACATCGCCCGCGACCGGCTCGGCGACTCCGTCGACGTGGTGACGCTCTAG
- a CDS encoding metallophosphoesterase family protein, translated as MTAFSFIHAADLHLGSPLAGLAARDADLARRLASASRQAFEDLVSQAIERSVAFVVVAGDVYDGDWADTTIGLFFARQVARLDRAGIPTILVRGNHDAESVITRSITLPASVHVFPTARAGTLRLDALRVAVHGRSFQGRAVEENLSLTYPAAVPGWFNLGVLHTSCTGHAAHETYAPCSVADLAARGYEYWALGHIHEYAELSRDPWIVFPGNLQGRSVRECGEKGAVVVDVADGRVTGVSRLPLDRARFERVTVDLGAVADARGAVEAVEAALAPLAPIAARRLLLVRVHLAGTTRAHDALAADRESLTAEIQAAAHRLHEDIWLERLKIETRRPRAAAEPTGAAIDPAALLADLDRDPEFRARAKAALAEIGGRMPGTAAAEADLDAEFDALCAEAEALVLGRLGGRHC; from the coding sequence ATGACGGCGTTCAGCTTCATCCATGCCGCCGACCTGCACCTCGGCAGCCCGCTGGCGGGGCTCGCCGCGCGCGACGCGGATCTGGCCCGTCGCCTCGCCTCGGCGAGTCGGCAGGCCTTCGAGGATCTGGTGAGCCAGGCGATCGAGCGGTCGGTCGCCTTCGTGGTGGTGGCGGGCGACGTCTACGACGGCGACTGGGCCGACACCACGATCGGCCTGTTCTTCGCCCGGCAGGTGGCGCGCCTCGACCGCGCCGGCATCCCGACGATCCTCGTGCGCGGTAACCACGACGCCGAGAGCGTCATCACGCGCTCGATCACGCTGCCGGCCTCCGTGCACGTCTTCCCGACCGCCCGCGCCGGCACCCTGCGCCTCGACGCGCTCCGCGTCGCGGTCCACGGCCGCAGCTTCCAGGGCCGGGCCGTCGAGGAGAACCTCTCGCTGACCTACCCGGCCGCCGTGCCGGGCTGGTTCAACCTCGGGGTCCTGCACACCTCCTGCACCGGCCACGCGGCCCACGAGACCTACGCCCCCTGCTCGGTCGCCGACCTCGCGGCCCGGGGCTACGAGTACTGGGCGCTCGGCCACATCCACGAGTACGCGGAGCTGTCCCGGGATCCCTGGATCGTGTTCCCCGGCAATCTCCAGGGCCGGAGCGTGCGCGAGTGCGGCGAGAAGGGGGCCGTCGTGGTCGACGTCGCCGACGGTCGGGTGACGGGGGTGAGCCGCCTGCCCCTCGACCGGGCACGGTTCGAGCGCGTCACGGTCGATCTCGGGGCGGTGGCCGACGCGCGCGGCGCCGTCGAGGCCGTCGAGGCGGCGCTGGCGCCCCTGGCGCCGATCGCGGCGCGCCGGCTGCTCCTGGTCCGCGTCCACCTCGCCGGGACGACGCGGGCCCACGACGCCCTCGCGGCCGACCGCGAGTCCCTGACGGCCGAGATCCAGGCGGCCGCGCACCGGCTGCACGAGGACATCTGGCTGGAGCGCCTGAAGATCGAGACCCGCCGCCCGCGCGCCGCGGCGGAGCCGACCGGAGCCGCCATCGACCCCGCAGCCCTGCTCGCCGACCTCGACCGCGACCCCGAGTTCCGCGCGCGGGCGAAGGCGGCACTGGCCGAGATCGGCGGCCGTATGCCGGGGACGGCCGCCGCGGAGGCCGACCTCGACGCGGAGTTCGACGCGCTCTGCGCCGAGGCCGAGGCGCTCGTCCTCGGCCGCCTCGGCGGCCGGCACTGCTGA
- a CDS encoding endonuclease/exonuclease/phosphatase family protein yields the protein MNPSARPARSNPAPSPVTPIRPADRPHHPFKIVSWNLLRRTGAAVDDVAALVAQERPDLLLMQEATRAIGFLLDRIGGHYAWAPLPGRIHGLAMWSPKPWTAPPRVIALPSGALVHRVCQILDLGEFGVANVHLSHGQMLNRRQLRCIVSELPPRAAVLGDYNIVGPALIPGFRDVGPRQPTHAMVEVLPLRLDRCLARGLVCHAHAVLPRGRSDHRPIVVHLGPAPEAHAPARFKGMAAAVARLRRADGAAGRARRDPPG from the coding sequence ATGAATCCTTCTGCACGCCCGGCCCGCTCCAACCCCGCACCGTCACCCGTCACTCCCATCCGCCCGGCAGACCGGCCGCACCACCCCTTCAAGATCGTGAGCTGGAACCTGCTGCGGCGCACCGGCGCGGCGGTGGACGACGTCGCCGCCCTCGTGGCGCAGGAGAGGCCGGACCTGCTGCTGATGCAGGAGGCCACCCGCGCCATCGGCTTCCTGCTGGACCGGATCGGCGGCCACTACGCCTGGGCCCCCCTGCCGGGCCGGATCCACGGGCTCGCCATGTGGAGCCCGAAGCCCTGGACGGCCCCGCCCCGGGTCATCGCACTCCCCTCCGGCGCCCTCGTGCACCGGGTCTGCCAGATCCTCGACCTCGGCGAGTTCGGCGTGGCCAATGTCCACCTCTCGCACGGACAGATGCTGAACCGGCGCCAGCTGCGCTGCATCGTCAGCGAGCTGCCGCCGCGGGCGGCCGTGCTCGGCGACTACAACATCGTCGGCCCGGCGCTGATCCCGGGGTTCCGCGATGTCGGACCGCGGCAACCGACCCACGCGATGGTCGAGGTCCTGCCGCTGCGGCTCGACCGCTGCCTCGCCCGCGGGCTCGTCTGCCACGCGCACGCGGTGCTGCCGCGGGGGCGCTCCGATCACCGGCCGATCGTCGTCCATCTCGGCCCGGCGCCGGAGGCGCACGCGCCCGCCCGGTTCAAAGGTATGGCAGCAGCAGTCGCACGCCTGCGTCGCGCAGACGGAGCGGCAGGCCGCGCGCGGCGAGATCCTCCCGGCTGA
- a CDS encoding phospholipase D-like domain-containing protein — translation MENAITRWVQSTALMRSDVEALLGFALAIGVTLHALLRKRRVSVAVGWIGLAWLSPIFGTALYLTFGINRVSRRARRLRTKPSDATQLPDTDDAVVPEALWPLDRAIRRITGLPAFAGNTVQMFRNGDAAYPVMLAAIREARTSIGLSSYIFRDDATGREFCDALVEAQARGVKVRVIIDGIGGGYFRAPVYRRLTAAAVPAALFMHSALPWRMPFLNLRSHKKLLVIDGRIAFTGGLNISHPNRVALKPEHPIRDTHFRMTGPVVEQLAAAFAADWAFVDGEILDGPPWFVDLEPCGPSVARAVTSGPDADVEKIEQVILQALACARRSVRFVTPYFLPDELVTGALAQAATRGITVDVIIPRVSDHPYIDWATRAHLDPLLRAGVNVWLDEPPFDHSKAMVVDDIWCFVGSANWDMRSFRLNFELNVEIIDADLAAHLDRFMRGKMEARLSREDLAARGLPLRLRDAGVRLLLPYL, via the coding sequence TTGGAAAACGCGATCACCCGCTGGGTCCAGTCGACCGCCCTGATGCGGTCGGATGTCGAGGCCCTGCTCGGCTTCGCGCTGGCGATCGGTGTCACCCTGCACGCCCTGCTGCGCAAGCGCCGGGTCAGCGTGGCGGTGGGCTGGATCGGGCTCGCGTGGCTGTCGCCGATCTTCGGTACCGCCCTGTACCTGACCTTCGGCATCAACCGCGTCTCGCGCCGCGCGCGGCGGCTGCGGACCAAGCCCTCCGACGCGACGCAGCTGCCCGACACCGACGACGCCGTGGTGCCGGAGGCGCTCTGGCCCCTCGACCGGGCGATCCGGCGGATCACCGGCCTGCCGGCCTTCGCCGGCAACACCGTGCAGATGTTCCGCAACGGCGACGCGGCCTACCCGGTGATGCTCGCGGCGATCCGGGAGGCGCGGACCAGCATCGGTCTGTCGAGCTACATCTTCCGGGACGACGCCACCGGCCGCGAGTTCTGCGACGCGCTGGTCGAGGCGCAGGCCCGGGGCGTGAAGGTCCGCGTCATCATCGACGGGATCGGCGGCGGCTACTTCCGGGCGCCGGTCTACCGCCGGCTGACGGCAGCCGCGGTGCCGGCGGCCCTGTTCATGCACTCCGCCCTCCCCTGGCGGATGCCGTTCCTCAACCTGCGCTCGCACAAGAAATTGCTGGTCATCGACGGGCGGATCGCCTTCACCGGCGGCCTCAACATCTCCCACCCGAACCGCGTCGCCCTGAAGCCCGAGCACCCGATCCGCGACACCCATTTCCGGATGACCGGCCCCGTGGTCGAGCAGCTCGCCGCCGCCTTCGCGGCCGACTGGGCTTTCGTGGACGGCGAGATCCTCGACGGCCCCCCGTGGTTCGTCGACCTCGAGCCGTGCGGACCGAGCGTCGCCCGGGCCGTCACATCCGGCCCGGACGCGGACGTCGAGAAGATCGAGCAGGTCATCCTCCAGGCCCTCGCCTGCGCGCGCCGGTCGGTGCGCTTCGTGACGCCCTACTTCCTGCCCGACGAGCTGGTGACCGGCGCGCTCGCCCAGGCCGCGACCCGGGGCATCACCGTCGACGTCATCATCCCGCGGGTCAGCGACCACCCGTACATCGACTGGGCGACCCGGGCGCATCTCGATCCGCTGTTGCGGGCCGGCGTGAACGTCTGGCTCGACGAGCCGCCCTTCGACCATTCCAAGGCGATGGTGGTCGACGACATCTGGTGCTTCGTCGGCAGCGCCAACTGGGACATGCGCAGCTTCCGGCTCAATTTCGAGCTGAACGTCGAGATCATCGACGCGGACCTCGCGGCCCACCTCGACCGGTTCATGCGCGGCAAGATGGAGGCGCGGCTCAGCCGGGAGGATCTCGCCGCGCGCGGCCTGCCGCTCCGTCTGCGCGACGCAGGCGTGCGACTGCTGCTGCCATACCTTTGA
- a CDS encoding enoyl-CoA hydratase produces the protein MTAALATAPAATPEAPVLLRSDADGVATLTLNRPQARNALSMALMGALQAQLDAIRADPSVRVVILQGAGPAFCAGHDLKEMRADPSREATEAVFRTCARLMLSLTRLPQPVIARVHGIATAAGCQLVATCDLAVCAETARFATPGVQIGLFCSTPMVALSRAVSRKAALEMLLVGDPIDAAEALRIGLVNRAVPEADLDAAVSALAARIAGKARRVLAIGKEAFGRQIEMSLEDAYGYTAEVMTRNMMMADAQEGIDAFLGKRPPRWEP, from the coding sequence ATGACCGCAGCCCTTGCCACGGCCCCCGCCGCCACCCCGGAGGCGCCTGTGCTGCTGCGCAGCGACGCCGACGGCGTCGCGACCCTGACGCTGAACCGGCCGCAGGCCCGCAACGCCCTGTCGATGGCCCTGATGGGCGCGCTCCAGGCGCAGCTCGACGCGATCCGCGCGGATCCGTCCGTGCGGGTCGTGATCCTGCAGGGGGCAGGCCCCGCCTTCTGCGCCGGGCACGACCTCAAGGAGATGCGCGCCGACCCGTCCCGGGAGGCCACCGAGGCGGTGTTCCGCACCTGCGCCCGGCTGATGCTGAGCCTCACGCGCCTGCCGCAACCGGTGATCGCCCGGGTGCACGGGATCGCCACCGCCGCCGGGTGCCAGCTCGTCGCCACCTGCGACCTCGCCGTCTGCGCCGAGACCGCCCGCTTCGCCACGCCGGGGGTGCAGATCGGCCTGTTCTGCTCGACCCCGATGGTCGCCCTGTCGCGGGCCGTGTCGCGCAAGGCCGCCCTGGAGATGCTGCTGGTCGGCGACCCGATCGACGCCGCGGAGGCTCTGCGGATCGGACTCGTGAACCGCGCCGTGCCGGAGGCGGATCTCGACGCGGCGGTGAGCGCCCTCGCGGCCCGGATCGCCGGCAAGGCCCGGCGCGTCCTGGCGATCGGCAAGGAGGCGTTCGGCCGGCAGATCGAGATGAGCCTGGAGGACGCCTACGGTTACACGGCGGAGGTCATGACCCGCAACATGATGATGGCCGACGCGCAGGAGGGGATCGACGCCTTCCTGGGCAAGCGACCGCCCCGCTGGGAGCCGTGA
- a CDS encoding uracil-DNA glycosylase, whose product MTDTPVADALTAFRASGSPWLSLPFFAGGEADAVAARVDARIAAGARVLPAPDRIFRALTETPPQDVRAVILGQDPYPTPGDANGLAFSFVGSGRLPASLKVILAEAGSDRAAGGDLTPWARQGVLLLNSALTVEAGKAGAHLRYGWAALTDEAVSAVSARPEPAVFLLWGAQARARATLIDATRHGVFESGHPSPLNRARDFPGSDPFGRANRWLAEHGRRPIEWRLG is encoded by the coding sequence ATGACCGACACGCCCGTCGCCGACGCCCTCACCGCCTTCCGCGCCTCGGGTTCGCCCTGGCTGAGCCTGCCCTTCTTCGCCGGCGGGGAGGCCGACGCCGTGGCGGCGCGGGTCGATGCGCGAATCGCCGCGGGCGCCCGCGTCCTGCCGGCGCCGGACCGGATCTTCCGCGCCCTGACAGAGACCCCGCCGCAGGACGTGCGGGCCGTGATCCTCGGCCAGGATCCGTACCCGACCCCGGGCGACGCCAACGGCCTCGCCTTCTCGTTCGTGGGCTCCGGTCGCCTGCCGGCCTCGCTGAAGGTGATCCTGGCGGAGGCGGGCTCCGACCGCGCCGCGGGCGGCGACCTGACGCCCTGGGCGCGGCAGGGCGTGCTCCTGCTCAACAGCGCGCTCACCGTCGAGGCCGGCAAGGCCGGGGCGCATCTGCGTTACGGCTGGGCCGCGCTGACCGACGAGGCGGTGAGCGCCGTGTCGGCGCGTCCCGAGCCCGCGGTATTCCTGCTCTGGGGGGCCCAGGCGCGGGCCCGGGCCACGCTGATCGACGCGACCCGCCACGGCGTGTTCGAGAGCGGACACCCCTCGCCGCTCAACCGCGCCCGGGATTTTCCGGGCTCCGACCCGTTCGGGCGGGCCAACCGGTGGCTCGCCGAGCACGGGCGTCGGCCGATCGAGTGGCGCCTCGGCTGA
- the hemH gene encoding ferrochelatase, with protein MNERVEPAALANGRPLAPLQPAANALPADHPKVAWGRVGVLLMNLGTPEGTSYWPMRRYLKEFLSDRRVIEVPRLIWWPLLNLIILTKRPGPKGRDYASVWNNALNEGPLKTITRGQCERLQAAMGESVVVDWAMRYGKPEVAGRIQALLDQGCDRILLVPLYPQYAAATSATACDQAFRALMDMRWQPTVRVSPPYHDDPVYIAAMADSIREGLAKLDFEPEVILTSFHGVPRSYLLKGDPYHCQCHKTGRLIREALGLSPEKMRVTFQSRFGNEEWLKPYTDETVMELAKSGVKRMAIVAPGFTADCLETLEELDGENRHYFEENGGERFAYIPCLNDSDLGMRVIEHVVRRELQGWI; from the coding sequence ATGAACGAACGCGTCGAACCCGCCGCGCTGGCGAATGGCCGGCCCCTCGCACCGCTGCAGCCCGCGGCGAACGCCCTGCCGGCCGACCACCCGAAGGTGGCCTGGGGCCGCGTCGGCGTGCTCCTGATGAATCTCGGGACGCCCGAGGGCACGTCCTACTGGCCGATGCGCCGGTACCTCAAGGAGTTCCTCTCGGACCGCCGCGTGATCGAGGTGCCGCGGCTGATCTGGTGGCCGCTGCTCAACCTGATCATCCTGACGAAGCGCCCCGGCCCGAAGGGCCGCGACTACGCCAGCGTCTGGAACAATGCGCTGAACGAGGGGCCGCTGAAGACGATCACCCGCGGCCAGTGCGAGCGCCTCCAGGCCGCGATGGGCGAGTCCGTGGTGGTCGACTGGGCGATGCGCTACGGCAAGCCCGAGGTCGCCGGCCGGATCCAGGCGCTGCTGGACCAGGGCTGCGACCGCATCCTGCTGGTGCCGCTCTACCCGCAATACGCCGCCGCGACCTCGGCCACGGCCTGCGACCAGGCCTTCCGGGCGCTGATGGACATGCGCTGGCAGCCGACGGTGCGCGTCTCGCCGCCCTATCACGACGACCCGGTCTACATCGCCGCCATGGCCGATTCGATCCGCGAGGGTCTGGCCAAGCTCGATTTCGAGCCGGAGGTGATCCTCACCTCGTTCCACGGGGTGCCGCGGAGCTACCTGCTCAAGGGCGATCCCTACCATTGCCAGTGCCACAAGACCGGGCGGCTGATCCGCGAGGCGCTGGGCCTGTCGCCGGAGAAGATGCGGGTGACCTTCCAGTCGCGCTTCGGCAACGAGGAGTGGCTGAAGCCCTACACCGACGAGACCGTGATGGAGCTCGCGAAGTCGGGCGTGAAGCGGATGGCGATCGTCGCCCCGGGCTTCACGGCCGATTGCCTGGAGACCCTTGAGGAACTCGACGGCGAGAATCGCCACTACTTCGAGGAGAATGGCGGCGAGCGCTTCGCCTACATCCCGTGCCTGAACGACAGCGACCTCGGCATGCGGGTGATCGAGCACGTGGTGCGCCGCGAGCTGCAGGGCTGGATCTGA
- a CDS encoding peptidylprolyl isomerase, whose product MPNTALLRRVSALAVMIAMPGLALAQAPQKAPTPAANTPAAPAATPAAATPAAAPSADAVVASVNGKPITQGDLAIAADDPALSLPGVDEAQKKNLLVDYMVDLRVGAQAAEAAKIGDTPEFKRKLAYFRDKLLLDDYLEQEAKRAVTPEAEHAIYDQTVKLMKPEEEVHARHILVDNEAEAKKIAARIKGGEDFAKVAAEASKDPGSKAEGGDLGWFTKERMVPDFANAAFAMKAGQVSDPIKTQFGWHVIKVEEKRTKPQPTFDELKEQIDQHLIRKAQQDMILKLRSEAKIERADAPPAAQTAPEPKK is encoded by the coding sequence ATGCCGAACACCGCCCTTCTCCGGCGCGTCAGCGCGCTCGCCGTCATGATCGCGATGCCGGGACTGGCGCTGGCCCAGGCACCCCAGAAGGCCCCGACGCCGGCCGCCAACACGCCGGCGGCCCCCGCCGCGACGCCGGCCGCCGCGACGCCGGCTGCCGCGCCGAGCGCGGACGCGGTCGTGGCGAGCGTCAATGGCAAGCCGATCACCCAGGGCGACCTCGCCATCGCGGCCGATGACCCGGCCCTGTCGCTGCCCGGCGTCGACGAGGCGCAGAAGAAGAACCTGCTCGTCGACTACATGGTCGACCTCCGCGTCGGTGCGCAGGCCGCCGAGGCCGCCAAGATCGGCGACACGCCGGAGTTCAAGCGCAAGCTCGCCTATTTCCGCGACAAGCTCCTGCTCGACGACTACCTGGAGCAGGAGGCCAAGCGCGCGGTCACGCCCGAGGCGGAGCACGCGATCTACGACCAGACCGTCAAGCTGATGAAGCCCGAGGAGGAGGTGCACGCGCGCCACATCCTGGTGGACAACGAGGCCGAGGCCAAGAAGATCGCCGCGCGCATCAAGGGCGGCGAGGATTTCGCCAAGGTCGCCGCCGAGGCGTCGAAGGACCCGGGCTCGAAGGCCGAGGGCGGCGATCTCGGCTGGTTCACCAAGGAGCGGATGGTGCCCGACTTCGCCAACGCCGCCTTCGCGATGAAGGCCGGCCAGGTCTCCGACCCGATCAAGACCCAGTTCGGCTGGCACGTGATCAAGGTCGAGGAGAAGCGGACCAAGCCGCAGCCGACCTTCGACGAGCTCAAGGAGCAGATCGACCAGCACCTGATCCGCAAGGCGCAGCAGGACATGATCCTGAAGCTCCGCTCGGAGGCCAAGATCGAGCGCGCCGACGCGCCGCCGGCCGCGCAGACTGCGCCCGAACCGAAGAAGTAG